A section of the Piliocolobus tephrosceles isolate RC106 chromosome 14, ASM277652v3, whole genome shotgun sequence genome encodes:
- the GBGT1 gene encoding globoside alpha-1,3-N-acetylgalactosaminyltransferase 1 isoform X1, giving the protein MHRRRLALGLGFCLLAGTSLSVLWVYVENWLPVSYVPYYLPCPEIFNMKLHCKREKPLQPVAWSQYPQPKLLEHRWIIVPSSLEVGGADERPTQLLTLTPWLAPIVSEGTFNPELLQHIYQPLNLTIGVTVFAVGKYTDFIQSFLESAEEFFMRGYQVHYYIFTDNPAAVSGVPLGPRRLLSTIPIQGHSNWEETSMRRMETISQHIAKRAHREVDYLFCLDVDMVFRNPWGPETLGDLVAAIHPSYYATPRQQFPYERRHVSTAFVADSEGDFYYGGKVFGGQVARVYEFTRGCHMAILADKANGIMAAWREESHLNRRFISSRPRCCPPSTSGMTGSPSRPA; this is encoded by the exons ATGCATCGCCGGAGACTGGCCCTGGGTCTGGGGTTCTGCCTGTTGGCGGGCACAAGCCTCAGTGTCCTGTG ggTGTACGTTGAGAACTGGCTGCCAGTCTCCTATGTCCCCTATTATCTCCCCTGCCCAGAGATCTT CAACATGAAGCTGCACTGCAAGAGGGAGAAGCCACTGCAGCCCGTGGCATG GTCACAGTACCCCCAGCCCAAGCTGCTGGAGCACAG GTGGATAATAGTACCTAGCTCCCTGGAGGTTGGAGGAGCAGATGAGAG GCCCACACAGCTGCTGACACTCACACCCTGGTTAGCGCCCATCGTCTCCGAGGGGACCTTCAACCCAGAGCTTCTGCAGCACATCTACCAGCCACTGAACCTGACCATTGGGGTCACGGTGTTTGCCGTGGGGAA GTACACTGACTTCATCCAGTCCTTCCTGGAGTCAGCCGAGGAGTTCTTCATGCGTGGGTACCAGGTACACTACTACATCTTCACTGACAACCCTGCAGCCGTTTCCGGGGTCCCGCTGGGTCCCCGCCGGCTCCTCAGCACCATCCCCATTCAGGGTCACTCCAACTGGGAAGAGACATCCATGCGCCGGATGGAGACCATCAGCCAGCACATTGCTAAGAGGGCTCACCGGGAGGTGGACTACCTCTTTTGCCTTGATGTGGACATGGTGTTTCGGAACCCATGGGGCCCTGAGACCTTGGGAGACCTGGTGGCTGCCATTCACCCAAGCTACTACGCCACACCCCGCCAGCAGTTTCCCTACGAGCGCAGGCATGTTTCCACTGCCTTCGTGGCAGACAGCGAAGGGGACTTCTATTATGGTGGGAAAGTCTTTGGGGGGCAGGTGGCCAGGGTATATGAGTTTACCAGGGGCTGTCACATGGCCATCCTGGCGGACAAGGCCAACGGCATCATGGCAGCCTGGCGGGAGGAAAGCCACCTGAATCGTCGCTTCATCTCAAGCCGTCCAAGGTGCTGTCCCCCGAGTACCTCTGGGATGACAGGAAGCCCCAGCCGCCCAGCCTGA
- the GBGT1 gene encoding globoside alpha-1,3-N-acetylgalactosaminyltransferase 1 isoform X2 encodes MHRRRLALGLGFCLLAGTSLSVLWVYVENWLPVSYVPYYLPCPEIFNMKLHCKREKPLQPVAWSQYPQPKLLEHRPTQLLTLTPWLAPIVSEGTFNPELLQHIYQPLNLTIGVTVFAVGKYTDFIQSFLESAEEFFMRGYQVHYYIFTDNPAAVSGVPLGPRRLLSTIPIQGHSNWEETSMRRMETISQHIAKRAHREVDYLFCLDVDMVFRNPWGPETLGDLVAAIHPSYYATPRQQFPYERRHVSTAFVADSEGDFYYGGKVFGGQVARVYEFTRGCHMAILADKANGIMAAWREESHLNRRFISSRPRCCPPSTSGMTGSPSRPA; translated from the exons ATGCATCGCCGGAGACTGGCCCTGGGTCTGGGGTTCTGCCTGTTGGCGGGCACAAGCCTCAGTGTCCTGTG ggTGTACGTTGAGAACTGGCTGCCAGTCTCCTATGTCCCCTATTATCTCCCCTGCCCAGAGATCTT CAACATGAAGCTGCACTGCAAGAGGGAGAAGCCACTGCAGCCCGTGGCATG GTCACAGTACCCCCAGCCCAAGCTGCTGGAGCACAG GCCCACACAGCTGCTGACACTCACACCCTGGTTAGCGCCCATCGTCTCCGAGGGGACCTTCAACCCAGAGCTTCTGCAGCACATCTACCAGCCACTGAACCTGACCATTGGGGTCACGGTGTTTGCCGTGGGGAA GTACACTGACTTCATCCAGTCCTTCCTGGAGTCAGCCGAGGAGTTCTTCATGCGTGGGTACCAGGTACACTACTACATCTTCACTGACAACCCTGCAGCCGTTTCCGGGGTCCCGCTGGGTCCCCGCCGGCTCCTCAGCACCATCCCCATTCAGGGTCACTCCAACTGGGAAGAGACATCCATGCGCCGGATGGAGACCATCAGCCAGCACATTGCTAAGAGGGCTCACCGGGAGGTGGACTACCTCTTTTGCCTTGATGTGGACATGGTGTTTCGGAACCCATGGGGCCCTGAGACCTTGGGAGACCTGGTGGCTGCCATTCACCCAAGCTACTACGCCACACCCCGCCAGCAGTTTCCCTACGAGCGCAGGCATGTTTCCACTGCCTTCGTGGCAGACAGCGAAGGGGACTTCTATTATGGTGGGAAAGTCTTTGGGGGGCAGGTGGCCAGGGTATATGAGTTTACCAGGGGCTGTCACATGGCCATCCTGGCGGACAAGGCCAACGGCATCATGGCAGCCTGGCGGGAGGAAAGCCACCTGAATCGTCGCTTCATCTCAAGCCGTCCAAGGTGCTGTCCCCCGAGTACCTCTGGGATGACAGGAAGCCCCAGCCGCCCAGCCTGA